Sequence from the Nymphaea colorata isolate Beijing-Zhang1983 chromosome 9, ASM883128v2, whole genome shotgun sequence genome:
CATGTCAATGATCAAGATAAATTCTTTTTGCTTCCTAGAGTCAATTTCTTGCCATATTAAACTATCCATACTTGTCTGCCCATATATTTTCCTTGCAAAAGACCCCCATTGTATTAGGTTTTTGATCAACAATTGTTTACTCCGTTTCTCTCTctagactatatatatatatacacagagagagagaaaggttttACATGGGCTTTCGTGCAGGGCATTCAATGTCATGGAGTAATTAATGCGGGGAAGAAATTATTTTAACTATTCCTTGCAGAAGGAAAATATTTAACGAGAGGAAAACGAGGAAGATGGAACTTTTCGGTGTGACACAGCGACCTCCACATAAATGACAACCCTCCGAAGCTCTTTCATTAAAATACTAAACAAACAATAAAGTCTGACCAAAGCACATTCCCAgaaatatattatatacttaaaTACGGACATTGATAGTTCGGTCCAGAGTAGAGTATGATCCCCACCATTATAATATCACCTGCGCTTAAGCCATCCAACCACGGGCCAATACTATCATTAACCAATAAGTAATCATGTTTATCCTTTAATGTACTGAATTATcgcaataaaaaattattaactaaATAAAAAGGTGAGCAAGAAACTGTCAAAGGCCGGTACGGAAGGGGGTGGGTGGGGCCCGGAGTCGTACCCTGACCGGTGAGTGCACGAAGTGACGTTGTGGAGCCGACTGACAGCTGTCCCTTCCCCACCCTGCTTGTCGGCCTTCTACGGGCCACAagtctcttctttttctgacCATGGGGCCCGCATATCCCCTGCCAGCCACGTGTCCGTTTTTAGTGGGGCCCGAAAAGGGCCGCTTACGTCAGTGCGGAGCCCAACCGATGCTctttaatttggatttgggtcgCATTTCTTTGTTCGGATTTGAATCTCGGGTCCGGACTGCGTGTCCAACCAGATGGGATCCATTTAATGATTCCCCTGTGGATTGAGGCAGCCAAAAGAGAGCATGAGAGGGACTCGGTAGAAGAATCTAATTCTCCTCCTATGGGGCTCCACATTATGTACATTAATAATATTCCCAATTATTAATGGACATCGTGGATCctcaagtgaaaaaaaaaaaaaaagattggcaCTTGAGAAGAATTTATGAGGAGAACATCAACTCACGCCGACTGCattttggccttttttttttttttttaaactttttgcAGTACTGTTAAATGTATTTTTGTCGTGCTCCACCTGCCATGAATAGGCGCTTGAACAACTTCTATTGATTCAAACTAAGCTCCTTTTTGCTTGTTAAACTGAAAAAACATATTGTTAAATGCATGTAATTTAGTTCACATAAAACAAACTCCCAAGTCCCACCAATTAAATTATGCCACCTTAAACTTATTTCAACTCATCGCCAATCTCATAAATGACAACCATAAGAACGGATGAACATATTTGAAGCTTAGAAGTGGATGGAGGAATTGACGAGACAAGTTGGGATGGAGGCAGTGGAGCTAGGACCCCGATGGGGCCGACTGCCCACTCGGGTGGTGGACCGATGGGACTCAAAGTCTCGGAAAAACTGGTCTCTATCGCCCTCGGAATTAAAAATCTTAGGACGCGGGAGACGGGCCCTTGCGTTGTGATGTGATGTGACTGGGAGAAAAGCACTGCGTGGATTGTCCGAATCTCCGACTTGGCATTTATTTATAAATGATTAACAACAACAGGAGGAGGAAATTTAAGCTGTACTTTGTCGATTGGAATGGAATAAATGAATCGATTAGAATAAGTTCGGACCTTTAAGCGGAGCCGTGCGTTTGGCAACTTGCAACTCACTCTCATTAATTGCTTTTGTTAGGTCTAACAGTGAGAGCCCCGTCTACTTCGCTAACGGGTTCGGACTCAAAGCCATCGGCTTTGAGCGTTAGGGATTTAATAGCCCGTCTTTTTTGTTGTAACTAGGCGAgttatcaaaagaaaataagaaaaaaatcatatcctTCTCGAGACTTCAAATCTCTTACGTCTCAAAATCTTAACCTTTTTCATTAGCTGGCGCTAGGTTTGACGTGATTGATTAGCTACCGGCCCGGGTCCTCTTGATGTTTAGAAGGAACAAAAAGTCCCTGACGATTTGTCCCTACAATATGGTCCTTGGATTTAcgaagaagagggtgaatggAATATATTAAGTTAATAGAGAGGCCCGTTTAACAAGTACTTTCACCATTAATGCGGCAAATCTTTTTCATACCCACAAACGGTATAGAATAGATGAAGGTATGGGTGGCCACAGCTAAGTAAGTACATAGGGAGCCGGTAAGAATCAGATTTATAGTACAGAAAAGAATGACTAGAAATGCTTTGCTCGATCTGTCTGCATCCTTACTGCCAACCTCGGCCTAGCTCAGGCTCTTCTTTTAATACAATTAATTGCACCAAAGAGTACAATTGCACAGGTACTCCTTTGGCAACTTCGTCTATTTTACTTCTAATGGCGGagtaaaaaaaagcaaaggaatAGTCAATACCGGAGTAACCTCATGATCTTCTCTCGCCATAAATAAACCCAGGGTTTTCAAGTTTGGCTCATTCTGTGGAACGAGATGAGATCGAAGCTTCTTCAATGTCAAAGCTTTGTCTAAATCAGCAAGCCTAGGCTGAGCAGAAGCCAATAATACACGCTTGAACCAGCTCAAGCTGTGGTGTCTCTTTGCTTCAATGTTTAACGAGACAAAGAGTTGAGCTTGGCAACAAAACCACTATTACATATATGTGACATTAGTTTATAGTTTTCGTTTGAATTTGAGGATACATACGTGAGCTTTGTCGAGATCGAAGAAAGTTATGCATAATTGAGTTGGCTCATGTAGTCGAAGTAGTGGTTCAGATTGACTATTTAATGGGCGAATCACGGTTCACAAGCGAGCTTAGCTTAGgcgagtcaagttcaagccaACTTACCTCGGAATCTAGGTGGTTCTATCGTACAGCTTTCAACTTGAATGTTGTTCCTGCCATGCCACTTTTGCCCACTTTTGCTATATAGAAGAGTAGCACTAACTAAAAAGTGAATTAAGCAAGTGTCGTCTATAGATCCTTCACTCCTCTCGGCATAATTTTATAAACTGAGTACATTTACTTTAACACCGGCCTTTTTGAGTGAAGCTTGCTTTAGTTTAGTTTGTTATTGAACAAGCGGAGCAGTTTCAAGTCCGCGAACCTCCTTCTTAAGATAAATTTTGTAGGGGTGGGGGTAAGGAAGATCAAGACACACCCGCCGCCGCCCGGTGACAGAGCTAGGTGTGGGCAGCTGCTTACACGGAGCTGATGTCATGAGAAGTGCCATTTGGATTCAACAAAAAGCTCTAAGACGCATTGTATTATTTTCTCCACCATTCATACATGCCCTAAGTTTGATTGGTTCAATCATTTTTATTCATGAACAAGTTCATAGACTTTGGTAGAATAAGAAAGCggaaaagaataaataaaaaaaaaaaatcggcaCGTGACATACTGGCTTTCAGATAGGCAAATAATTAGAATggttgagaagaagaagatggcgaCAATAATGAATCGACGCTATCATGGACCACAAAAGAGTAACCAAAGTAATTACTAAGGCCATGCAGATAGATCCTTGACATCACATGGTCCACATCTTGATGGTTACTTTTCTGCCCTTGCTGGATACGGATCTGCTCAAACTGTTCGGACTCTTACTGAACTCAGACATGTATGGTACTACGTATATACTAATACGAGGATGGGCAAGACCCAATTGTTTCATATACGGATCCATGACATTCTTCGGTAGATGCACCACAATCTTAGTTGATGGGAGTTCTACTCTCTATTCATATTTCGACGCAGCCCAATACCccaaaaataagagagagaaagggcttCGGCTTCCTTGAGTTTTCGGACAATAAAGGTCATGAAAATGGTAAGCAAGAACCACCAAAGATTTGGCAGATCCATGTTTTTGTCCGCCAGTATGAAACAtaacaatcataaaaaattgCCAAGACGTTAAGATATGGAGATAGAGAGAAGTAATTAAGTCAAGGCAGGTTCTTGACAAGGTTAAAATCTTGGGTGGCCACTGGTTTTGCCTTCATCGGAACATGACAAAAGAGGAGGGACGCATGTTGTTGATCAAACTCCGGCGACCCAGTCTCGATTCAACGTGACCTGTCTGGAAAGCTGCCGAGGAGGTCTTGATGCTACTGGTGGGGTTTGATCTTGACACTTTCACCATCCCGGTTTAatgcgaaaaagaaaaagatccatcatataatttattCATGGGGACAGCGCCTCGCAAAGGCTGACCATGGTCTCCACTCTCAAACAACATAACATgtcatgtttatatatatatatatatatatatatatatatatatatattttgtttgtttttctctcaaccatctattACAAAGAATGAGACGGTTCTCTCGGTGATTTTGAGTAGCCAATCACCACTCACTTACTTTTTCTctcatgtatatgtacatattggTGATTTACAGAGATATTTTCAGTTTAATTAGCAGCACTACAATTAGGAGCGTGTGTGTAAGCTAACATGGGAATGAGAGACGAATGGCTCTATTTTGCTTTGTCTTTGATAACCTCAATCCCCATCTCGGTTGGGTCGGTCGCCTGTAGCTCATAATGAATCCCCTCTAGAGCCCTCCTCAAGCCATCCTTGAAAGTTGCATACAACATCTTCGCTCTTATTTTTGAAGCACTTGGGGACCTGCACGGAAAAGATCTCGTGAATCATTTGAATTAAGTTGCCGGAATCAGTCAGCATTCGGAACGAGAAGTTCGACATATATTTAACTTCGAGAAAAAGGATAAACTTGTTTGATCTATATGCCTCGCATATATGATGATTTTTAAGCTTTTCATTGTCAATTTTAAATGTTTGTTTTCTCCTAACAAGACACAGAAATTCCCCAGTGTTGCATGAAATTTCCCCAGAAAGATCAGACAGACCTCTTGTTAAGGATGAAATAAGATTTACTATACATGGATAAGATTTACCCATCATTTCAAAGCACCTCATCGTCCTTTAATTTCTTTATCGATGATCTTGTTGATAACTGGCCATACATGAGCTTATGAATAATATGatgaatcagaaaaaattaCTTAACATTAAAAGTAGGAGATATTCATAGTAAACGAAAACAATGatattatatatagatatatgaaaGAAATACTATTCATCGTCCTCTCACCGTGGAATTATTATACTATGCTTGTGTAACGGTGGAATCGAAGACACAGTCATTAGATCGATCGACTCGAGCATACCCACTTTGCATAGTGGCGCAACCGAGTCAACCTATCTCAGAATTATAGTGCCAAGGATCATAACGTTACCAGGTGATCAAGAAGATCTTGCTCATCGGGAAATTGTCAATCGTGACAAAGTCGAAATCGAAGACGGCATATCGGCAATCGTCGCTCGGAAGAGACGCGGCGAGTTCTTCATAACTTGCAGCGGATCCGCCGACCTGGTCGACCATCACCAGCTTCGAGTGCTCGTCGATCTTGAAAACGATGAACTTGtgcgccttcttcttcttgagctCCGTGAACATATTCTTGCACTCATCAGAGATCGGCAGCCCAATGTTTCTCTTGTGAACCAGAAAGCAGGAAAAAGGAGACCCTTTTGTTAGAAATGAACAGGTGGGCATCTCGATTAACGAGACATATTGTCTCCAAATTGAAAGTGAACGGCAACAATAACAATAAACCTGTACCATTCTGAATGCCAATGCCATGGAAGAAATCACAGAGCAGgcttccttcttcctttgcTTTTCTTAAAGTTTACTTGCTTTATAGGATGGCTGACCCGAGTGTTATATATAGAGGAGCCTTTTCTAAACGCCCcttcttgtttatatatatatatatatatatatatatatatatatatatatatatatatatatatatcaaaggcCCAAGTGAGAAAATCGTTGGAGGTGCTGTTTGACCACGATTAATTGAATGAGAATGATTGGATGAGTCCTACTAATGATGGAAGTACCAAATCTTTGGAAGCATATATGGACGATGTTTTGTTGTCAAGCACgaacaaatttaaaaaacttcGTAGCAAAGTGCTTCACCATCAATTGCGTAGTTAATGGGGAAAATATTTGGTACGTAGTAGTATTGAAGGTAGAGGAAGTAATTAGTAGCTGATCATATGAAAAACCTACCAGGCTTAATCCAAATATGTGGGTTTTGGCAGTTTATCTAGAGGAATGAATCTTGTGTCATGATTGTTTTATAAAACAGAATGTAGTGAAGCTTCGAATTTTTGTTTATGGTGGGCTAAATTATTGAGCATTGTAGAAGCATGTATGCACTTTGGAATCGCATGTTTAAAGTTACATGAGGCGGATGCCCATTATACCCCAAGGTGCTTTAGCGCACATGGCAGCAAGGTAGTTGGTTTTTTTTATAGGGACTATAGTTGTGTTCAAGTCTTGGAGTGATC
This genomic interval carries:
- the LOC116261233 gene encoding actin-depolymerizing factor 5-like isoform X1, whose translation is MVQVYCYCCRSLSIWRQYVSLIEMPTCSFLTKGSPFSCFLVHKRNIGLPISDECKNMFTELKKKKAHKFIVFKIDEHSKLVMVDQVGGSAASYEELAASLPSDDCRYAVFDFDFVTIDNFPMSKIFLITWSPSASKIRAKMLYATFKDGLRRALEGIHYELQATDPTEMGIEVIKDKAK
- the LOC116261233 gene encoding actin-depolymerizing factor 5-like isoform X2, whose amino-acid sequence is MALAFRMRNIGLPISDECKNMFTELKKKKAHKFIVFKIDEHSKLVMVDQVGGSAASYEELAASLPSDDCRYAVFDFDFVTIDNFPMSKIFLITWSPSASKIRAKMLYATFKDGLRRALEGIHYELQATDPTEMGIEVIKDKAK